The following proteins are co-located in the Sphingobacteriaceae bacterium genome:
- a CDS encoding insulinase family protein, with protein sequence MKKRAILSLITCFSASIILAQPTLIEKVQPVADKVVIPYERWKLPNGLTILLHEDHSDPVINVMVTYKVGSNRESIGKSGFAHFFEHMMFQGSKNVADEEHFKMVSTAGGDMNGFTQHDKTVYYETLPSNYLEMALWLESDRMGFLLDSLTSKKFENQRDAVKNEKSQNIENQPYAMAYVEEMPKALYPVGHPYSWPVIGYVDDLNRADLNDVKNFFLRWYGPNNAILSISGDFNPADALKLIEKYFGPIKAGPEVKKLRTPLVTLPADKYTAYKDKTYFPLNMRVFPTVPQYHRDEPALDLLSSMMGGGNNSLFYKNFVKSKIAINANVGHQTEELAGEFGIGIFAYPPEDFNFEKLFMDIDAKVKATIEEFGNTGITDEALERAKGDIESSAYNRMQTVWNKNATISEWERLLGKAYTVTDEIERYNKVTKDDIVRVFNKYLKGAGAAILNTYPIIDDKDSVKSVNPFAGQTFPANPEYAGLTYTPVKDNFDRSARPVAGSVKPVKVPDYYQKTLANGLKIIGTKSAETPEITISINIEGGSLVLPADKLKKLGIPDLTAALMNEGTKNFTTEEISAQLDKLGSSIIFFGGKTSSNINVSCLKKNLAPTLKILEEKLLNPGFREDDFKLAKKQTKESVKNQETSPNAVAGKMFNYALYGNTILGLEPSIKSIEAIELEDLKDYYAKYYSPKVANLVIVGDIEEKEVMDQLAFLNKWEPKDVVIAPLPEPLPTTEPKFFLYHKKLAPSSVITMGYPSLKYDATGDYYKSRIANFIFGGNFNSRLNLNLREEKGYTYGIYSGFRGGKYNGQFSIGTSVKRSATAYSLAEILKEFKKYEKDGITDKELEFTKNSLMNEEALQYEAPYQKASFLSNILRYNLEKDYTVKQKQILNAMTKDDVNAQIKKHFDSNKLVTVVVGDKYYIESQLDKAAKDERFKENLNKVKLKKISID encoded by the coding sequence ATGAAAAAAAGAGCAATCCTTTCCTTAATCACTTGCTTCTCCGCAAGTATTATTTTGGCACAACCTACTTTAATTGAAAAAGTTCAGCCCGTTGCCGATAAAGTTGTAATTCCATATGAGCGATGGAAATTACCGAATGGACTAACCATATTATTACATGAAGATCATTCCGATCCGGTAATTAATGTAATGGTTACCTACAAAGTTGGATCCAATCGCGAAAGTATCGGCAAATCCGGTTTCGCCCATTTCTTTGAACACATGATGTTTCAAGGCTCAAAAAATGTGGCCGATGAAGAGCATTTTAAAATGGTTTCTACCGCAGGTGGAGACATGAACGGTTTTACCCAGCACGATAAAACAGTGTATTACGAAACCTTACCAAGCAATTATTTGGAAATGGCCTTGTGGTTAGAGTCGGATCGAATGGGCTTTTTGTTAGATTCGCTAACGAGTAAAAAATTCGAAAATCAAAGAGATGCAGTTAAAAACGAAAAATCTCAAAATATAGAAAATCAACCTTATGCCATGGCTTACGTGGAAGAAATGCCTAAGGCTTTATATCCGGTTGGACATCCTTACAGCTGGCCGGTAATTGGCTATGTGGATGATTTGAATCGTGCAGATTTAAATGATGTAAAAAACTTTTTCTTAAGATGGTATGGCCCTAATAATGCTATCCTTAGTATTTCGGGTGATTTTAATCCTGCTGACGCATTAAAACTCATTGAAAAATATTTTGGCCCGATAAAAGCCGGACCTGAAGTAAAAAAATTAAGAACTCCTTTGGTTACTTTGCCTGCAGATAAATACACAGCTTACAAAGACAAAACTTATTTCCCATTAAACATGCGCGTATTTCCAACAGTTCCGCAATATCACCGTGACGAACCTGCGCTGGATTTATTATCCTCTATGATGGGTGGAGGGAATAATTCACTCTTCTATAAAAACTTTGTAAAATCCAAAATTGCTATTAATGCTAACGTAGGGCATCAAACCGAAGAATTAGCCGGAGAGTTTGGAATTGGTATTTTTGCTTACCCACCTGAAGATTTCAACTTTGAAAAATTATTTATGGATATTGATGCCAAAGTAAAAGCCACCATTGAAGAATTCGGGAATACAGGCATTACAGATGAAGCCTTGGAAAGAGCAAAAGGTGATATTGAATCCAGTGCTTACAACCGAATGCAAACGGTTTGGAATAAAAATGCTACCATTTCTGAATGGGAGAGATTATTAGGTAAAGCGTATACCGTAACCGATGAAATTGAAAGATACAACAAAGTAACAAAAGACGATATTGTTCGAGTATTTAATAAATATCTTAAAGGAGCAGGAGCTGCCATTTTAAATACCTATCCTATCATTGATGATAAAGATTCCGTGAAAAGTGTAAATCCATTCGCAGGTCAAACTTTCCCGGCTAATCCGGAGTATGCCGGACTAACCTATACCCCTGTGAAAGATAATTTTGATCGCTCAGCGCGCCCTGTTGCCGGATCCGTAAAGCCGGTAAAGGTTCCTGATTATTATCAAAAAACATTAGCAAACGGTTTAAAAATTATTGGAACCAAATCTGCTGAAACTCCTGAAATTACAATAAGCATAAATATTGAAGGCGGTAGTTTAGTACTACCTGCAGATAAACTTAAAAAACTGGGAATCCCGGATTTAACTGCTGCTCTTATGAATGAGGGAACTAAAAATTTCACTACAGAGGAAATTAGTGCGCAATTAGATAAACTCGGTTCATCTATCATATTTTTTGGTGGAAAAACAAGCTCTAATATTAATGTGAGTTGTTTAAAGAAAAATTTAGCGCCAACACTCAAAATTCTAGAAGAAAAACTATTGAATCCCGGCTTTAGAGAGGATGATTTTAAATTAGCTAAAAAACAAACCAAAGAAAGTGTAAAAAATCAGGAAACCAGTCCAAATGCCGTTGCCGGTAAAATGTTTAATTATGCATTATATGGCAATACTATTCTGGGCTTAGAACCTTCTATTAAATCAATTGAAGCTATAGAATTAGAAGATTTAAAAGATTATTATGCTAAATATTATTCTCCAAAAGTAGCTAACCTGGTAATAGTTGGTGACATTGAAGAAAAAGAAGTGATGGATCAATTGGCCTTTTTAAATAAATGGGAACCTAAAGATGTGGTTATTGCTCCTTTGCCTGAACCATTACCTACTACAGAACCTAAATTTTTCTTGTATCATAAAAAATTGGCTCCTTCTTCAGTAATCACTATGGGTTATCCTTCCTTGAAGTATGATGCAACCGGAGATTATTACAAGAGCAGAATTGCGAATTTTATTTTTGGCGGAAATTTTAATAGTCGTTTGAATTTAAATCTGAGAGAAGAAAAAGGTTATACATATGGGATTTATTCAGGATTCAGAGGTGGTAAATACAATGGTCAGTTTTCAATTGGAACTTCTGTGAAAAGAAGCGCAACAGCTTATTCATTAGCCGAAATTCTTAAAGAATTTAAAAAATATGAAAAAGACGGGATTACGGATAAAGAATTAGAGTTTACAAAAAATTCCTTAATGAATGAAGAGGCCTTGCAGTATGAAGCTCCCTATCAAAAAGCATCTTTCTTGTCTAATATTTTACGTTACAATTTAGAAAAAGACTATACCGTAAAACAAAAACAAATATTAAATGCAATGACAAAAGATGACGTGAATGCGCAAATCAAAAAACATTTTGATTCTAATAAATTAGTAACGGTGGTTGTGGGTGATAAATATTATATAGAAAGCCAGTTAGATAAAGCTGCAAAAGATGAGCGCTTTAAAGAAAACTTAAATAAGGTTAAATTAAAGAAAATATCTATCGACTAA
- the gyrA gene encoding DNA gyrase subunit A — protein MADGEKIIPINIEDEMKTAYIDYSMSVIVSRALPDVRDGLKPVHRRVLYGMLDLGVLHNRPYKKSARIVGEVLGKYHPHGDASVYDTMVRMAQEWSLRYMLVDGQGNFGSMDGDPPAAMRYTEVRFRKIAEEMMADIEKETVDFRPNFDDSLTEPTVLPTKIPCLLINGSSGIAVGMATNMAPHNLSEVIDGTIAYIDNREIDIPALMKFIKAPDFPTGGIIYGYEGVREALETGRGRVVMRAKAIIEQNGDRERIVVTEVPYQINKAEMIKRQWELCNEKKIEGISEIRDESNREGIRVVYELRRDAISNVVLNNLYKYTALQTSFSINNVVLVNGRPEVLNVKQQIHYFVEHRHEVVVRRTKYDLAQAEKRAHILQGLLIAIDHLDEVIKIIRESESPDVARDELISKYNLSEIQARAILDMRLRTLTGLERDKLKAEYDELMKTIAGLNDILNNETLRYQIIKDELLEVKQKYGDERRSEIVYVGDDFKMEDMIADENVVITISHLGYIKRTNLDEYRAQGRGGKGSKGSSTRDEDFIQHMFIASTHNYLLLFTEKGQVYWLRGYEVPEGNKQSKGRALQNLLSIAPDDKVKAFIKIKSLEDQDYINNNFIILCTKQGIIKKTSLEAYSRPRTSGINAITIRDGDVLLEAALTTGSDEIMLATRLGKVCRFNEEKVRPMGRNASGVIGIDLNDEEGDKNEVIGMICIDNPQSNVLVVSEKGFGKRSDVDEYRITNRGGKGVKTINITDKTGNLVGIQSVTDDDDLMIITKNGITIRLNINTLRVMGRATQGVKLINISDTDEIAAVTKVQREEEVENNDTNENGENPENKNDSNPEDNGPMDNNI, from the coding sequence ATGGCAGACGGAGAAAAAATAATTCCAATCAATATTGAAGATGAAATGAAAACGGCCTACATCGACTATTCGATGTCGGTTATTGTATCTAGAGCATTACCGGATGTGCGCGACGGTTTAAAACCGGTACACCGAAGAGTGTTATACGGAATGTTGGATTTGGGCGTATTGCACAACAGGCCTTATAAAAAATCAGCCCGTATTGTCGGGGAGGTATTAGGTAAATACCATCCGCATGGTGATGCCAGTGTTTATGACACTATGGTTCGTATGGCACAAGAATGGAGCTTACGCTATATGTTAGTTGATGGACAAGGAAATTTCGGTAGCATGGATGGAGATCCACCGGCTGCAATGCGTTACACAGAAGTTCGTTTCCGCAAAATTGCCGAAGAAATGATGGCAGATATCGAAAAAGAAACGGTTGATTTCCGACCAAACTTTGATGATAGTTTAACTGAACCAACTGTACTCCCAACAAAAATTCCTTGTTTATTAATCAATGGTTCTTCCGGAATTGCAGTGGGCATGGCTACCAATATGGCTCCTCACAATTTATCTGAAGTAATTGACGGAACCATCGCATACATTGATAATCGCGAAATTGATATTCCCGCTCTAATGAAATTTATTAAAGCGCCCGATTTTCCAACCGGCGGAATAATTTACGGTTATGAAGGAGTTAGAGAAGCTTTAGAAACCGGAAGAGGACGCGTAGTAATGCGCGCTAAAGCCATCATTGAACAAAATGGTGACCGAGAACGCATTGTGGTTACCGAAGTTCCATATCAAATCAACAAAGCTGAAATGATAAAGAGGCAATGGGAACTTTGTAATGAGAAGAAAATTGAAGGCATCAGCGAAATAAGAGATGAAAGTAACCGCGAAGGAATTCGTGTTGTTTATGAACTCAGAAGAGATGCCATTAGTAATGTAGTTTTAAATAATTTATACAAATACACTGCTTTACAAACTTCTTTTTCAATTAATAACGTAGTTTTGGTAAACGGACGACCGGAAGTATTAAACGTAAAACAACAAATACACTATTTTGTTGAACATCGTCATGAAGTTGTTGTTCGACGTACCAAGTACGATTTGGCCCAAGCTGAAAAACGAGCGCACATTTTGCAAGGATTATTAATTGCCATTGATCATTTAGATGAGGTGATTAAAATCATTAGAGAAAGTGAATCTCCGGATGTAGCCAGAGACGAATTAATTTCTAAATACAACTTATCCGAAATACAAGCACGCGCTATTTTAGATATGCGTTTAAGAACATTAACCGGTCTGGAACGAGATAAATTAAAAGCAGAGTATGATGAGTTAATGAAAACTATTGCCGGTTTAAATGATATTTTAAATAACGAAACTTTGCGCTATCAAATTATCAAAGATGAATTATTAGAAGTAAAACAAAAATATGGTGATGAAAGAAGAAGTGAAATTGTTTACGTAGGAGATGATTTCAAAATGGAAGATATGATTGCCGATGAAAATGTGGTAATTACTATTTCTCATTTAGGTTATATTAAACGTACAAATCTGGACGAATACAGAGCACAAGGCAGAGGCGGCAAAGGAAGTAAAGGATCAAGTACACGCGATGAAGATTTTATTCAACATATGTTTATTGCCTCTACTCACAATTACTTATTGTTGTTTACAGAAAAAGGACAGGTATATTGGCTGCGTGGATATGAAGTTCCGGAAGGAAATAAACAAAGCAAAGGAAGAGCCTTGCAAAATCTGTTAAGCATTGCTCCTGATGATAAGGTAAAGGCCTTTATAAAAATTAAGAGTTTAGAAGATCAGGATTATATCAATAATAATTTCATTATTCTTTGTACCAAACAAGGAATTATTAAGAAAACATCATTGGAGGCCTATTCACGCCCAAGAACCAGCGGTATAAATGCAATAACTATACGCGATGGAGATGTTTTATTGGAAGCTGCCTTAACTACAGGCAGTGATGAAATTATGCTGGCCACCCGATTAGGAAAAGTTTGTCGTTTCAATGAAGAAAAAGTTCGTCCAATGGGAAGAAATGCCAGTGGAGTAATTGGTATTGATTTAAATGATGAAGAAGGTGATAAAAATGAAGTGATTGGTATGATCTGCATCGATAATCCTCAATCCAATGTGTTGGTTGTGTCCGAAAAAGGCTTTGGCAAAAGAAGTGATGTGGATGAATACAGAATTACCAACCGTGGAGGTAAAGGTGTAAAAACGATAAATATCACCGACAAAACCGGAAATTTAGTAGGCATACAATCTGTAACAGATGATGATGATTTAATGATTATTACTAAAAACGGAATTACCATTCGCTTAAACATTAATACTTTGCGCGTAATGGGCAGAGCAACGCAAGGTGTTAAATTGATCAATATTTCCGATACAGATGAAATTGCGGCAGTAACTAAAGTGCAACGTGAAGAAGAAGTAGAGAATAATGACACTAATGAAAACGGAGAAAATCCGGAAAATAAAAATGATTCAAATCCGGAGGATAATGGTCCAATGGATAATAATATTTAA
- a CDS encoding ATP-dependent Clp protease ATP-binding subunit: protein MEAKFSPRVKDVITYSREEALRLGHDYIGIEHLMLGMIRDGDGVGMRLLKNLGVDSQELRRSIEQNLTPGMRKSNNLANIPLVKQAEKTLKLTYLEAKTFKSVQIGTEHLLLCILKDLDNIVTKTLLKSGVDYDATRAELEGFLDNPGRIENSATGSDDDDAEETGFGGGSGGGTGQKKQGDTKSKTPVLDNFGRDLTKMAEDGKLDPVVGREKEIERVSQILSRRKKNNPILIGEPGVGKSSIAEGLALRIVQRKVSRVLFNKRVVTLDLASLVAGTKYRGQFEERMKAVMNELEKSPDVILFIDEIHTIIGAGGASGSLDASNMFKPALARGEIQCIGATTLDEYRQYIEKDGALERRFQKVIVEPASQDETLQILNNIKSKYEDHHNVKYTDEALKACVTLTSRYITDRHLPDKAIDALDEAGSRVHITNINVPQNVLDIEQKIEDIKELKNQVVRSQKYEEAARLRDTEKQLQSQLEAAKKAWEEETKQNRVTVSEDNVAEVVSMMSGVPVQRVNQNEGEKLVKMNELLQGKVIGQDAALAKVVKAIQRNRAGLKDPNKPIGSFIFLGPTGVGKTQLAKVLAKHLFDNDDALIRIDMSEYMEKFAVTRLIGAPPGYVGYEEGGQLTEKVRRRPYAVVLLDEIEKAHPDVFNMLLQVLDDGQLTDSLGRKIDFKNTIIIMTSNIGARQLKDFGTGVGFGTSAKNDTKDEAAKGVIENALKKAFAPEFLNRIDDVIMFNSLERADIHKIIDIELGNLFGRVTGLGYTIKISDAAKDYIVEKGFDPNYGARPLKRAIQKYLEDPMAEEIIKSNLTEGDEIEVDYNKEKDEIVVSAHKPKGRRSKKEDKA, encoded by the coding sequence ATGGAAGCAAAATTTTCACCCAGGGTAAAAGATGTTATTACATACAGTCGCGAAGAAGCTTTGCGCCTTGGACACGATTATATCGGAATTGAGCATTTGATGCTCGGAATGATTAGAGATGGTGATGGAGTTGGAATGCGACTCTTAAAGAATTTGGGTGTTGACTCACAAGAATTACGCAGAAGCATTGAACAAAATCTAACGCCGGGAATGAGAAAGTCAAATAATTTGGCCAACATTCCGCTTGTCAAACAAGCTGAAAAAACCTTAAAACTCACCTATTTAGAAGCAAAAACTTTTAAGTCGGTGCAAATTGGTACAGAGCATTTGTTGCTCTGTATTTTAAAAGACCTGGATAATATTGTCACTAAAACTTTATTAAAAAGTGGTGTAGACTACGATGCAACGCGCGCGGAGTTAGAAGGATTTTTAGATAATCCGGGAAGGATTGAAAATTCAGCTACGGGAAGTGATGATGATGATGCGGAAGAAACCGGATTCGGCGGCGGAAGCGGTGGTGGAACGGGTCAAAAAAAGCAGGGCGATACTAAGTCAAAAACGCCGGTTTTAGACAATTTTGGCAGAGACTTAACCAAAATGGCAGAAGACGGAAAATTAGACCCTGTAGTTGGTCGCGAAAAAGAAATTGAGCGAGTTTCACAAATTTTATCACGCAGAAAAAAGAATAATCCTATTTTAATTGGTGAACCCGGTGTAGGTAAATCTAGCATCGCAGAAGGTTTAGCATTACGCATTGTTCAGCGCAAAGTGAGTCGGGTTTTATTTAATAAGCGCGTAGTTACTTTAGATTTGGCTTCATTAGTTGCCGGAACAAAATATCGCGGACAATTTGAAGAGCGAATGAAAGCCGTGATGAATGAATTGGAAAAAAGTCCGGATGTAATTTTATTTATTGATGAAATTCATACCATTATTGGTGCGGGCGGTGCTAGCGGAAGTTTGGATGCCAGCAATATGTTTAAGCCTGCATTAGCCAGAGGAGAAATACAATGTATAGGAGCGACTACTTTGGATGAATACCGTCAATACATTGAAAAAGACGGAGCGTTGGAAAGAAGGTTTCAAAAAGTAATTGTTGAGCCTGCATCACAGGATGAAACATTACAGATTTTAAATAATATTAAATCAAAATACGAGGATCATCACAATGTAAAATACACGGATGAAGCTTTAAAAGCCTGTGTTACTTTAACCTCAAGATATATTACAGATAGGCATTTGCCGGATAAAGCCATTGATGCATTGGATGAGGCCGGAAGTCGCGTTCACATTACAAATATTAATGTTCCGCAAAATGTATTGGATATTGAGCAGAAAATAGAAGACATTAAAGAATTAAAAAATCAGGTTGTTCGCAGTCAGAAGTATGAAGAAGCTGCTCGTTTACGCGATACGGAAAAACAATTGCAATCACAATTAGAAGCTGCTAAAAAAGCTTGGGAAGAAGAAACCAAACAGAATCGGGTAACTGTGAGTGAAGATAATGTAGCTGAAGTGGTGAGTATGATGTCGGGCGTACCGGTTCAACGTGTGAATCAGAATGAAGGGGAGAAACTGGTGAAAATGAATGAACTTTTACAAGGTAAAGTAATTGGACAAGATGCAGCTTTAGCAAAAGTGGTGAAAGCCATTCAACGGAATAGAGCCGGATTAAAAGATCCGAATAAACCCATTGGCTCATTTATTTTCTTAGGACCTACCGGTGTAGGAAAAACGCAATTAGCCAAAGTGTTAGCCAAACATTTATTTGACAATGATGATGCGCTTATTCGTATTGACATGAGCGAGTATATGGAAAAATTTGCTGTTACACGTTTAATTGGTGCTCCTCCGGGATATGTAGGTTATGAAGAAGGTGGGCAATTAACAGAGAAGGTAAGACGCAGACCGTATGCTGTAGTACTATTGGATGAAATTGAAAAAGCCCATCCGGATGTGTTTAATATGTTGTTACAGGTTTTGGATGATGGACAGTTAACGGATAGTTTGGGTAGAAAAATTGATTTTAAGAACACCATCATTATTATGACTTCTAATATAGGTGCTCGGCAGTTAAAAGATTTCGGAACCGGTGTAGGATTCGGAACTTCCGCAAAGAATGACACTAAAGATGAAGCAGCAAAAGGTGTTATTGAAAATGCGTTAAAGAAAGCTTTTGCACCGGAGTTTTTAAACAGAATTGATGATGTGATTATGTTTAATTCTTTAGAACGAGCAGATATTCATAAAATTATTGATATAGAATTAGGTAATTTATTCGGAAGAGTAACAGGCTTGGGTTATACCATTAAAATCAGTGATGCTGCCAAAGATTATATTGTAGAAAAGGGGTTTGATCCGAATTATGGTGCTCGTCCGTTGAAACGGGCTATACAGAAGTACCTTGAAGATCCAATGGCTGAAGAAATCATCAAAAGCAATTTAACTGAAGGTGATGAAATTGAAGTAGACTACAATAAAGAGAAAGATGAAATTGTAGTTTCTGCACACAAACCTAAAGGTAGGCGAAGTAAAAAAGAAGATAAAGCATAA
- a CDS encoding acyltransferase, translating to MGKLNFVEGARGFAALIVVFQHLALIFYPTLYTGDSVTAHYSPDLEFFLATTPFNIFYNGNFAVCVFFVLSGFVLSNKYFLNPSISILIDYSLKRYFRLLIPAAFSAIFAFLMLYVFKPDFFITESVTNAGPWLKGLFADKPGCFDFVYTMFIDVFINGNNKYNPVLWTMGVEFLGSLLLFAVLALTHVIVNKNKMFILIISVLFIFKLHFYAAFFIGSLICYNYQKSDKSLNKFVTLSLLIIGVYFASYPTSWQYMNQSIYKPFLWLQMDFMNYALVIGSGILFYLLTKSILFQKLLSNAFFKLLGKISFSMYLIHLVILITVTRYLFHYFLLSHSYNISCLIACSISIPIIFLCAYIVYLFIDKPSISISNYLGKRLSEIINT from the coding sequence ATGGGTAAATTGAATTTTGTAGAAGGCGCACGTGGATTTGCAGCATTGATTGTTGTATTCCAGCATCTCGCTTTAATTTTTTATCCTACATTATATACAGGTGATTCAGTTACTGCGCACTATTCTCCGGATCTTGAATTCTTTCTCGCAACTACACCTTTTAATATTTTTTACAACGGTAATTTTGCTGTGTGCGTTTTTTTTGTGCTAAGTGGATTTGTGCTCAGTAATAAATATTTTTTAAACCCTTCAATTTCTATTTTAATAGATTATAGCTTAAAAAGATATTTTAGATTATTGATTCCTGCAGCTTTCTCCGCAATTTTTGCTTTTTTGATGTTGTATGTTTTTAAGCCAGATTTTTTTATAACTGAATCTGTTACAAATGCCGGACCCTGGTTAAAAGGACTGTTTGCCGATAAGCCTGGTTGTTTTGATTTTGTTTATACCATGTTTATTGATGTTTTTATAAATGGGAATAATAAATACAATCCGGTGTTATGGACTATGGGCGTTGAGTTTTTAGGGTCATTATTGTTATTTGCTGTTTTGGCTTTAACGCATGTTATAGTCAATAAAAATAAAATGTTTATTCTAATTATTTCTGTCTTATTTATTTTTAAGTTACACTTTTACGCAGCTTTTTTTATTGGATCATTAATCTGTTACAATTATCAAAAATCGGATAAATCACTAAATAAATTTGTGACTTTGAGTCTATTAATAATTGGAGTGTATTTTGCTTCTTATCCTACAAGCTGGCAATACATGAATCAATCTATTTACAAACCTTTTCTTTGGCTTCAAATGGATTTTATGAATTATGCTTTAGTAATTGGTTCTGGAATTTTATTTTATTTGTTAACTAAAAGTATTCTATTTCAGAAATTATTATCGAATGCGTTTTTCAAGTTACTAGGGAAGATTTCTTTTTCTATGTACCTGATTCATCTGGTTATTTTAATTACAGTAACTCGATATTTATTTCATTATTTTTTATTGTCTCATTCTTATAATATCTCCTGTTTAATAGCTTGTTCTATTTCAATACCAATTATTTTCTTGTGTGCTTATATAGTTTATTTATTTATAGATAAACCTTCCATATCCATTTCAAATTATTTAGGCAAACGTTTGAGTGAAATAATAAACACTTGA